The Malus domestica chromosome 10, GDT2T_hap1 genome contains a region encoding:
- the LOC103429479 gene encoding bifunctional riboflavin kinase/FMN phosphatase, which yields MSTARPLKKLVSCIILDLDGTLLNTDGIVSEVLKVYLGKYGKQWDGREVQKIAGKTPLEAASAVVEDYGLSCTTNELLSEITPLFSNQWCNIKALPGSYRLLKHLSGHRVPMALASNSPKENIETKLSFHQGWKESFSVIIGGDEVSLGKPSPEIFLEAAKRLNVEPSSCLVIEDSLPGVTAGKAAGMEVVAVPSIPKQSHLYTSADEVINSLLDLRPEMWGLPPFQDWIKDTLPIEPWHIGGPVVKGFGRGSKVLGIPTANLSTEGYASLLSEHPSGVYFGWAGLSTRGVFKMVMSIGWNPYFNNTEKTIEPWLLHDFDEDFYGEELRLIIVGYIRPEANFSSLESLIEKIHEDGRIAEEALELPLYSKYKGDSYLKISA from the exons ATGTCAACTGCACGGCCTTTAAAGAAATTGGTGTCCTGCATTATCCTTGATTTGGATGGTACACTACTGAACACAG ATGGTATTGTAAGTGAAGTTTTGAAAGTTTATTTGGGTAAGTATGGAAAGCAGTGGGATGGGCGGGAAGTTCAAAAAATAGCTGGAAAAACACCACTTGAAGCTGCAAGTGCTGTTGTGGAAGATTATGGGTTATCGTGTACAACGAATGAATTACTTTCAGAGATTACCCCATTGTTCTCCAATCA GTGGTGCAACATTAAAGCGCTTCCAGGTTCCTATCGGCTACTTAAACATTTGAGTGGTCATAGAGTGCCAATGGCATTGGCTTCAAACTCTCCAAAGGAAAACATTGAAACCAAACTTTCTTTTCATCAGG GCTGGAAGGAATCTTTTTCAGTCATCATTGGTGGTGATGAAGTAAGTTTGGGGAAGCCATCTCCTGAAAT ATTCCTTGAAGCTGCTAAAAGGCTCAATGTTGAACCTTCCAGCTGCCTTGTCATTGAAGATTCTCT ACCAGGTGTTACAGCTGGAAAGGCTGCTGGAATGGAGGTGGTCGCTGTACCCTCCATCCCAAAGCAGTCACATCTCTATACATCAGCGGATGAGGTGATAAACTCTCTGCTTGATTTGCGACCTGAAATGTGGGGCCTACCTCCTTTCCAAGATT GGATAAAAGATACTTTACCTATAGAACCTTGGCATATTGGTGGTCCAGTTGTTAAGGGATTTGGTCGGGGCTCAAAAGTACTCGGGATCCCTACAG CAAATTTATCCACAGAAGGATATGCATCTCTTCTTTCCGAACATCCCTCGGGAGTATATTTTGGTTGGGCTGGATTATCAACACGGGGTGTCTTCAAAATGGTCATGAGTATTGGTTGGAATCCTTATTTCAACAACACCGAAAAGACCATA GAGCCATGGCTGCTTCATGACTTCGATGAGGATTTTTATGGGGAAGAACTGCGTCTTATCATAGTTGGCTACATACGGCCTGAG GCGAATTTCTCATCGCTTGAGAGCTTGATAGAAAAGATTCATGAGGACGGGCGAATTGCGGAGGAAGCTCTTGAACTTCCGTTGTACTCAAAGTACAAGGGCGACTCATATCTCAAAATTTCTGCCTAA